In Gossypium hirsutum isolate 1008001.06 chromosome A10, Gossypium_hirsutum_v2.1, whole genome shotgun sequence, the DNA window AGAGACGCAtgcttttgttctttctttttttatttttgaagttttttacttttcttttggtTTTAATTGATAAAACTGTCTAATTTTCGTGAAGGAGATTTGCTAGGCGCGCACTGGAGAAGAAGAGACTACCTCTAATTACCAATATGCCCTTCTGCAACTTAGTAGCTAATCAAGTTGattttatttgtatttgatatgttttaaatatttattatttttatttcagaataaaaaaataaaaaagaatcagAAAAACATTTCCTTTTGgaaatttattctaaattttacgtttatgtgtttgaaaatttatcaTAGAGAACACTAAAAATCAATTCTGAAATTTGCTGGGATGTAGGGTGTTTACGTAATTTCAGGTTTCAACATGGCTGGTCTGAGAAAAAGCCACGTAGCTCGCTCTATTCAGATGCTCATCTCACTCTCTTCTATTACAGATCTTAGATGGAGGCCTGCCATTGGCTTAACAGTAACGTCAATATCTTCAACAGCAGAAATATAATATATCCTTCTTACCTCAAATTatctatgaaaaatattattttttaatatatatatatcatttttttttagTCCAAACTAAATTTATGCaagtaaaattattttggtatttaaacttTGGTGCCTTGATGGGAAAGTTTTTAACCTTCCTAATGAAATACCGGACAtggatattatttatttaatttttatttttaaatgttaattaagtaGAAATGACTATTTTTTCATCccattgaattaaaaaatttcatatttttttagaataatatatcatatgttatgaaatatttatgtggATGTTATTATTAACcccataaattataaaactctTTGTATATCCCATAAGTTATGAGATTTTTCCTATACTCCATTAATATGGGAGATAAAAGGTCATGACCTTTTACATGCCCTATAATAATTAGAGAGTTACTTTTAACCCCTATATATATGGGGCTCATGtactcataaaaaatatataaaaaagaagatACACTCTCTCTTGTACATTCTCTCTACACTCTTTCTTCTATcacattttagtttattctttttttattatttcacaacacgttatcagcacgagtCTCTAATACAAGAAATCAAGGCCAACAAATTTTTCTTTAAAGATTGTCGAAGGACGCTTAGGTGAAGTAAGGGTAACAAGTTGATTTATTTCATTTGCATATGTGTTATTTCATTTGCATATTAACAtgctttattttacattattgacttgtatattttgtctTATAGTTTTATAATGTCAAATCTTACAAAACTCGAATTTGTGGCTCTGGACATCACTGGAAATAACTATTTATCATGGGTACTAGATGCTGAAATTCACTTAGATGCAAAGGGTCTTGGTGAGACTATTAAGGGGGGAAATGAAGAAAGTACACAAGATAAGGCCAAGGCCATGATTTTCCTTCGCCATCACCTCCATGAAGGTCTAAAGACCGAATATTTGACTGTTAAGGACCCTCAAGTTCTTTGGGTCAATTTAAAGGAAAGATATGACCACCAGAAAACTGTGATTTTGCCTAAAGCTCGTTATGAGTGGCTGATTTTAAGATTGCAAGACTTTAAGTCTGTTAGTGATTATAACTCGGCCATGTTCAAAACCACTTCACAAT includes these proteins:
- the LOC121208055 gene encoding uncharacterized protein is translated as MSNLTKLEFVALDITGNNYLSWVLDAEIHLDAKGLGETIKGGNEESTQDKAKAMIFLRHHLHEGLKTEYLTVKDPQVLWVNLKERYDHQKTVILPKARYEWLILRLQDFKSVSDYNSAMFKTTSQLNLCGEKITDADMLEKTYSTFHANNVVVQIQYREKRLPEIF